The Xenopus laevis strain J_2021 chromosome 5L, Xenopus_laevis_v10.1, whole genome shotgun sequence genome has a segment encoding these proteins:
- the asf1a.L gene encoding histone chaperone asf1a-A — MAKVQVNNVVVLDNPSPFYNPFQFEITFECIEDLSEDLEWKIIYVGSAESEEYDQVLDSVLVGPVPAGRHMFVFQADAPNPGLIPDADAVGVTVVLITCTYRGQEFIRVGYYVNNEYTETELRENPPVKPDFSKLQRNILASNPRVTRFHINWEENTEKLDDSNPHMHPVLSIEARPSASKGWPMSENSLNVMLESHMDCM, encoded by the exons ATGGCAAAGGttcaggtgaacaatgtggtgGTGCTGGATAACCCTTCTCCCTTCTACAATCCTTTCCAGTTTGAAATCACCTTTGAGTGCATAGAGGACCTTTCTGAAG ATTTAGAATGGAAAATTATTTACGTGGGCTCTGCAGAAAGTGAAGAATATGACCAGGTTTTAGACTCAGTATTGGTGGGACCTGTACCTGCAGGACGACATATGTTTGTATTTCAG GCTGATGCCCCCAACCCAGGCCTTATACCAGACGCAGATGCTGTTGGTGTAACAGTGGTGCTTATCACATGCACATACAGAGGGCAAGAGTTTATCAGAGTGGGCTATTATGTTAATAATGAATATACAGAAACAGAACTGCGGGAAAATCCTCCTGTGAAACCAGACTTTTCCAAG CTTCAGAGAAACATCTTGGCATCAAATCCTAGAGTAACAAGGTTCCACATAAACTGGGAAGAAAATACAGAGAAACTTGATGACAGTAACCCTCATATGCATCCAGTACTTTCCATAGAGGCCAGACCTTCAGCTTCAAAAGGCTGGCCCATGTCAGAGAACTCTTTAAATGTCATGCTAGAATCCCATATGGACTGCATGTAA